The Prevotella sp. E2-28 genome includes the window GGCTCGTCACCCTTCAGGAGCGTGCCCATTATTTTTTATAGCCGATGGCACTCATCACAAAGATGCTGAATGGTATAACGTCTTTTCTCATATTCTTTCTCATAAAGAAATGAGGGCTGGCATAAAAGGTTATACCAGTCCTCACTTGGATAAGATATGCAGTTAATTAATAGCCAGGGTTCTGTGCGATGCCGAGATCCTCACCCTGCAGGCCGTTGGGGATAGGCTGGCGGTAGTGCTTGCCGCGCACATTATTGTACTTGGCTACGAGGTGGTTGTGCACCTTCTGGAAGTAAGCCTCCTGATCGGCGGTGAAGGTCTGTTTCTCCTTCCAGTCATCGGCAAAGTGCTTGTAGTTCTTCACCTGCTGCACGCTGCTGATGAGGTTCTTCCAGCGGTAAGAGTTCAGCACAGAGAACTGCTCGTAGGTGAACTCATAGTCCCACTCACGCTTGATCTGGTCGAAGGTGGGCGCGCTGACCTCGGCGATGCCAGCACGGCGGCGCAGTTGGTTGAAAGGCTCGGCAGCCTCTTGGTTGCGACCTAACTGTACAAGAGCCTCAGCCTTGATGAGCAGCACCTCAGCATAGCGAATCTCGATGCGGTCCACGCTGTTTTGCTTGATTTCCAGATTCTCAGAGTTTTCATAGCTCTGATCAACGCCCTTACCGTTAACAGGAGTATAGACGGGAGAGTAATAGTGGTGTATAAGACCTGTCTCGGGATTCTTCACCTCGATGAAATAAGTCTCTGCCAAGCGCTTATCGTTAGGCTGCTCGCGTTTCCAGTTGTCGTACAGGTCATCATCGGCCACCTCAGTATGGTTCTGCTTATAGCCGTTGCCATTCTCACCGTTCAGGAAAGGATAGGTCCATGAGCAGTGTGTCTGGTGGTTGCCCTGAGCATCCAGCTTATCACCGTCGTGAGCGATGGTGAAGAGGTGCTCATTGGTATTGCGCTTGTTGCTCTCATACTCTCGTCCGAAGAGTTTTGAGAAGTCGGGGTCAAGAGCCAGACGACCACTACTAATCACTTTATCAGCATACTCTATGGCCTTCTGCAAACGGGCAGGTGTCGTGGTGAACTCAGGATCAGTCTGCGTGTCAGCAATAGCCTTCACTTGCTCTGCTGTTAGAGGGTTGTCACCCCATACCAGATAGGTACGTGCCAACAATGCCTGAGCAGCC containing:
- a CDS encoding RagB/SusD family nutrient uptake outer membrane protein, whose amino-acid sequence is MKKKQLLFAALVAVATATGFTACSSDSDDNANDTGGNQIDETNVVNNDASALSLVNGVYSHWQPLSSSFSFIIELNSNKLISFEGAESKEGPLNSRFEQEPTTWYQVKIFNHLLLGIAQDNEAITTVSNSLKLNKVTQNGYNAAVGKAKFLRALAYLKLAQLWGEVPVFTEEGGSTTERQSIDKVFEQIVKDLTDAEELLLDYSGDPRVPSKQAAQALLARTYLVWGDNPLTAEQVKAIADTQTDPEFTTTPARLQKAIEYADKVISSGRLALDPDFSKLFGREYESNKRNTNEHLFTIAHDGDKLDAQGNHQTHCSWTYPFLNGENGNGYKQNHTEVADDDLYDNWKREQPNDKRLAETYFIEVKNPETGLIHHYYSPVYTPVNGKGVDQSYENSENLEIKQNSVDRIEIRYAEVLLIKAEALVQLGRNQEAAEPFNQLRRRAGIAEVSAPTFDQIKREWDYEFTYEQFSVLNSYRWKNLISSVQQVKNYKHFADDWKEKQTFTADQEAYFQKVHNHLVAKYNNVRGKHYRQPIPNGLQGEDLGIAQNPGY